The bacterium genome contains a region encoding:
- the murB gene encoding UDP-N-acetylmuramate dehydrogenase: MLKIHLMGVSGSGMSGVYDLALKNGYQVTGCDLKTTGHSQKHLEGIDLLVVSPAVLYQSKKHPELVEAQKKGIVLTWEEFVGTYLSKDKIVIAVAGTHGKSTTTAFVGKLLEDSGFDPTVLLGATVPEWGGNSRFGKGKYFVIEADEFNDNFLNYKPDIIILNNVEFDHPDYFKDEKHIQDSFNKFIQNLKKGGKLISEIDSLDKKFNLQVMGEHNQKNANMAYLLGKTLGINDQDIIKSIESFKGIGRRMEQISDHVFDDYAHHPTAIKTTLEGLREKYPNKQSLPLRGKKILAVVEPHGYKRTKTLLSLYKNVFDAVDGVVVGPIFKARDKVDSSISPNDIVNISGHKNIKSIDDLNWNSVVDGYDVIVVMGAGDSNHWAKEISKIVDGVSFRDLTTLKVGGKVKHYFEVKNKEELRERIKFAKKNNLEIFILGGGSDIAVSDKSFEGVVIKYTGENVTYDGNTVTAEAGLGWDNLVEETVLKNLSGIECLSGIPGTVGGSPIQNIGAYGQELSDTFESLTAYDLEKEEFVTFNKKDCKFGYRESIFKTKEYWQKFVITDITLKLSKYEDKDLEILTIRNEILRVRSEKLEDPNVVPNAGSFFKNPIVDLETKTRLEKEFSDIKIYDYTAQGGSTLSGKVFAGYLIEKAGWKGKSLGPVKVSDKHALILTNPEGKGTFKDIKKLADAITNDVKDKFGITLEPEVQYINI, translated from the coding sequence ATGTTAAAAATCCATCTAATGGGGGTTTCAGGCAGTGGAATGTCTGGAGTTTACGATCTAGCTTTAAAAAATGGCTATCAAGTAACTGGTTGTGACTTAAAAACAACTGGGCACAGTCAAAAACATCTTGAAGGTATTGACCTACTAGTAGTTTCTCCTGCAGTTTTATATCAGTCTAAAAAACACCCAGAGCTTGTTGAAGCTCAAAAAAAAGGTATTGTCCTAACTTGGGAAGAGTTTGTAGGCACATACCTATCAAAAGATAAAATAGTAATTGCTGTTGCAGGTACACATGGAAAGTCAACAACTACTGCTTTTGTGGGGAAACTCTTGGAAGATTCAGGATTTGATCCAACTGTTTTATTGGGTGCTACGGTACCTGAGTGGGGTGGGAATTCAAGGTTTGGAAAAGGTAAGTATTTTGTTATAGAGGCTGATGAATTCAATGATAATTTCTTGAATTACAAGCCAGATATAATTATTTTAAATAATGTTGAGTTTGATCACCCCGACTACTTTAAAGACGAAAAACATATTCAAGACAGTTTTAATAAATTTATTCAAAATCTAAAAAAAGGTGGTAAATTAATCTCTGAAATTGATAGTTTAGACAAAAAGTTTAACCTACAAGTTATGGGAGAGCATAATCAAAAAAATGCTAATATGGCCTATCTTCTTGGAAAGACGTTGGGAATAAATGATCAGGACATAATTAAATCAATTGAAAGCTTTAAAGGCATTGGACGAAGAATGGAACAAATATCAGACCATGTTTTTGATGATTACGCCCATCATCCAACAGCTATAAAAACTACATTAGAGGGACTAAGAGAAAAATATCCAAATAAGCAAAGCTTGCCACTGCGTGGTAAAAAAATATTGGCAGTTGTCGAACCCCATGGATATAAAAGAACCAAGACTTTGTTATCACTTTATAAAAATGTTTTCGATGCAGTTGATGGGGTAGTAGTTGGCCCAATTTTTAAAGCTAGAGATAAAGTTGATAGCTCCATTTCACCAAACGATATTGTTAATATATCTGGACATAAAAACATAAAGTCAATTGACGATCTTAACTGGAACTCAGTTGTTGATGGCTATGATGTGATTGTTGTTATGGGTGCGGGAGACAGTAACCATTGGGCAAAAGAAATATCTAAAATAGTTGATGGAGTAAGTTTTAGAGATTTAACAACATTAAAAGTTGGGGGAAAAGTAAAGCATTATTTTGAAGTTAAAAATAAAGAAGAATTAAGGGAAAGAATAAAATTTGCAAAGAAAAACAATTTAGAAATTTTTATACTAGGTGGGGGTAGTGACATAGCAGTATCTGACAAAAGTTTTGAAGGAGTTGTTATTAAGTACACAGGTGAAAACGTTACTTATGATGGTAATACAGTAACTGCTGAAGCGGGGTTGGGATGGGATAATTTGGTAGAAGAAACAGTACTTAAAAACTTGTCTGGTATTGAATGTCTGTCTGGGATTCCTGGAACAGTTGGCGGGTCACCAATACAAAATATTGGCGCATACGGTCAGGAATTATCCGACACATTTGAATCTTTAACAGCCTACGACCTTGAAAAAGAAGAATTTGTGACATTTAACAAAAAAGACTGCAAGTTTGGTTACAGGGAAAGTATTTTTAAAACAAAAGAATACTGGCAGAAGTTTGTAATAACAGACATCACTTTAAAACTTTCAAAATATGAAGATAAAGACCTTGAAATACTTACAATCAGAAATGAAATCTTAAGAGTCAGAAGTGAAAAATTAGAAGATCCAAACGTGGTCCCAAATGCTGGATCATTTTTTAAAAATCCTATTGTAGACCTAGAAACAAAAACTAGATTAGAAAAAGAATTTTCAGATATTAAAATATATGATTATACCGCCCAAGGCGGGTCCACCTTAAGTGGAAAAGTATTTGCAGGTTATTTAATTGAAAAAGCTGGTTGGAAAGGTAAAAGTTTAGGGCCTGTTAAAGTTTCTGATAAACATGCTTTAATATTGACTAACCCTGAAGGCAAAGGAACTTTTAAAGACATTAAAAAATTGGCAGATGCAATAACTAACGATGTTAAAGATAAGTTTGGTATAACTTTAGAACCAGAAGTACAATATATAAATATATGA
- a CDS encoding glycine C-acetyltransferase: MDWIIKEVKKLKDQNLYNNILTLESAVDGIVTINGNKYLNFCSNNYLGLANNPKLKSESINAIKKYGIGPAAVRTIAGTTSLHNILERELAKFKKVESVITFQSGFVANLAVIPAIVGENDLIFSDELNHASIIDGCRLSKAQVIRYAHLDIKDLEKKLKNSPNNIKKLVITDGIFSMDGDVAPLDQIYVVTSKYKAILMVDDAHGEGVLGSNGRGIVDHFNLHGKVDIEVGTMSKALGVVGGMVAGKKELIEWLTQRARPFLFSSAMTIPDVAACIASVKLLSKSDKLVKKLWSNTEYLKKGLKNIGFDIGNSKSPIIPLMLGDSKKAQDMSKELFNNGLFAKAIVFPTVPQGKARIRIMNSAAHTKKDLDRALQIFKKVYIEFSCVK, translated from the coding sequence ATGGATTGGATTATAAAAGAAGTTAAAAAATTAAAAGACCAAAATCTTTATAACAATATTCTCACTCTAGAAAGTGCTGTAGACGGAATAGTTACTATTAATGGTAATAAATACTTAAATTTTTGTTCAAACAACTACCTTGGACTTGCAAATAATCCAAAGCTCAAGTCAGAAAGTATTAATGCAATTAAAAAATACGGTATTGGACCGGCAGCTGTTAGAACCATTGCAGGCACAACATCACTGCATAATATCTTAGAAAGAGAGCTTGCAAAGTTTAAAAAAGTTGAGTCTGTAATTACTTTCCAGTCTGGTTTTGTAGCAAACCTTGCTGTAATACCTGCGATAGTTGGCGAAAACGATTTAATCTTTTCAGATGAGTTAAATCATGCAAGTATTATTGATGGTTGCAGACTAAGTAAAGCTCAGGTTATAAGATATGCACATTTAGATATTAAAGACCTAGAGAAGAAATTAAAAAATTCTCCTAATAATATTAAGAAATTGGTTATTACAGACGGCATATTTAGTATGGATGGCGACGTTGCCCCACTTGATCAAATTTACGTAGTAACCAGTAAGTATAAGGCAATATTAATGGTTGACGACGCACATGGCGAGGGGGTACTTGGATCAAATGGTCGAGGAATAGTTGATCACTTTAATCTTCATGGAAAAGTTGATATTGAAGTGGGAACAATGAGTAAAGCTTTAGGAGTTGTAGGTGGAATGGTTGCAGGTAAAAAAGAATTGATTGAATGGTTAACCCAGCGAGCAAGACCTTTTTTATTTAGTAGCGCAATGACAATTCCAGACGTAGCTGCCTGTATTGCGTCAGTCAAGTTATTATCAAAATCTGACAAACTAGTCAAAAAACTATGGTCAAACACAGAATACCTTAAAAAGGGATTAAAGAATATAGGTTTTGATATTGGAAATAGTAAATCTCCTATTATTCCTTTAATGTTGGGGGATTCTAAAAAAGCACAGGATATGAGCAAGGAATTATTCAATAACGGTCTATTTGCCAAAGCAATAGTATTCCCTACTGTTCCTCAAGGAAAGGCAAGAATTAGAATTATGAATTCTGCAGCCCACACTAAAAAGGATTTAGATCGAGCCCTACAGATTTTTAAAAAAGTTTATATAGAATTCTCATGCGTCAAATAA
- a CDS encoding NAD-dependent epimerase/dehydratase family protein has protein sequence MRQIKKSEKVLITGVSGEVGYGLVKKLFESKKYNIIAVDIKTPEQDIIKNTHKFIKSDILDFKILESIFKNNDIDTVIHLASILSTGGEKNPELASDINIMGTLNLFKLATKYSIKNKKSIKFIFPSSIAAHGDPITIYGISKQACEKIGVYYSKRYKLLDVEIDRKNLIDFRCVRFPGLLSPDTLPSGGTSDYGSEMLHSAAQKKKYFCFVRPNTTIPFMAMDDAVTILYQLLTTEKEKLTQNIYEVSGFSVSAKDIEKKTAQAFPDAKIIYRINPERQKIVDSWPKRVGSKEAISDWGYSLKYDFEKTFSKYLIPKISKKYER, from the coding sequence ATGCGTCAAATAAAGAAAAGTGAAAAAGTTCTAATAACTGGTGTTTCAGGAGAAGTTGGATATGGTTTAGTTAAAAAACTTTTTGAGTCTAAAAAATACAATATAATCGCAGTTGACATAAAAACTCCTGAACAAGACATTATTAAAAATACACACAAATTTATAAAAAGTGACATTTTAGATTTTAAAATACTAGAAAGCATTTTTAAAAATAATGACATTGATACAGTGATTCATCTCGCATCAATTCTCTCAACTGGTGGAGAGAAAAATCCAGAACTAGCATCTGACATAAATATAATGGGGACTCTAAATCTATTTAAACTTGCTACTAAATATTCAATCAAAAATAAAAAATCTATTAAATTTATATTTCCAAGTTCAATTGCAGCACATGGTGACCCGATTACGATTTATGGTATTTCAAAGCAGGCCTGTGAAAAAATAGGTGTTTACTATTCAAAACGTTATAAATTATTAGACGTGGAAATTGATAGAAAAAACTTGATAGATTTTAGATGTGTTAGGTTTCCAGGTTTACTATCTCCTGACACCCTCCCATCCGGAGGTACTAGTGATTATGGCTCCGAAATGCTTCATTCTGCAGCACAAAAGAAAAAATACTTTTGTTTTGTTAGACCCAACACAACTATTCCTTTTATGGCGATGGATGACGCCGTCACAATCTTATACCAACTCTTAACTACGGAGAAGGAAAAATTAACACAAAACATATATGAAGTTTCTGGATTTTCAGTTTCAGCAAAAGATATCGAAAAAAAGACCGCGCAGGCCTTCCCAGATGCAAAGATTATTTACAGAATAAACCCAGAAAGACAAAAGATTGTAGATAGCTGGCCAAAAAGAGTGGGGTCAAAAGAAGCAATTTCTGATTGGGGTTACAGCTTGAAATATGATTTTGAAAAAACTTTTTCTAAATATTTAATTCCAAAAATTAGTAAAAAATACGAAAGGTAA
- a CDS encoding YvcK family protein has product MVKSKQRIVTFGGGTGQFHLLSGLRELNQNELLVAVAGTWDSGGSSGRLRTEIGVLPPGDIRRCVLALMVNEKQRKVAQKLFDDRLEDMSGPLKGHSFGNLLTARLDNLYSGQDRGIKAECDLFNVKAKVMPVSMSKVELVAETKKGNKIVGETNIDLRVESKEYDHNDKISRIYFDSSADINPDLVDEIKNADKIIFSQGDLYTSVLPHLLVSGVREAISESKAKLIVVLNLMTKPGETDRYKASDFLKTIQFYLDLPNRINYLLVNRNHLDPEILQIYKDEGQSLVEIDHEAIKKLEPNIKVVSKPFSVYLKREHLLRHDPNKLATAILDL; this is encoded by the coding sequence ATGGTTAAATCTAAACAAAGAATTGTCACCTTTGGCGGTGGCACAGGACAGTTTCACCTTTTGTCAGGTCTTCGTGAATTAAATCAAAATGAGTTACTTGTTGCAGTTGCTGGGACTTGGGACAGTGGAGGAAGTTCTGGTAGGCTAAGAACTGAGATCGGTGTTTTGCCGCCCGGGGATATCAGAAGATGTGTTTTGGCTCTAATGGTTAATGAAAAACAACGTAAAGTGGCTCAAAAGCTGTTTGACGATAGATTAGAAGACATGAGTGGGCCATTGAAGGGGCATTCTTTTGGAAATCTACTTACAGCTAGACTTGATAACTTATATAGTGGGCAAGACAGAGGTATTAAGGCAGAATGCGATTTATTTAACGTAAAGGCCAAAGTTATGCCTGTAAGTATGTCGAAAGTGGAACTTGTTGCTGAAACAAAAAAAGGTAATAAAATTGTCGGCGAAACAAATATTGACTTAAGAGTTGAGAGTAAAGAGTATGATCATAATGATAAAATAAGCAGAATATACTTTGACTCTAGTGCTGATATTAACCCTGATTTGGTAGATGAAATTAAAAATGCTGATAAGATAATTTTTTCTCAAGGCGACTTATATACAAGTGTATTACCTCATTTGTTAGTATCTGGTGTTAGAGAAGCAATTTCTGAGTCAAAAGCTAAGTTGATTGTTGTTTTAAATTTAATGACAAAACCTGGGGAAACAGATAGATATAAAGCTTCCGACTTTCTAAAAACAATACAGTTCTATTTAGATTTACCAAACAGAATTAATTATTTATTGGTAAATCGAAACCATCTTGACCCTGAGATTTTACAAATATATAAAGACGAAGGTCAAAGTTTGGTGGAAATTGATCACGAAGCAATTAAGAAACTAGAGCCAAATATTAAAGTAGTCAGCAAGCCTTTTTCAGTTTATCTTAAAAGAGAACATTTATTGCGTCATGACCCAAACAAACTTGCAACTGCTATTTTGGATTTGTAA
- a CDS encoding Mur ligase family protein, translated as MIQFDSRKIKKGDIFVAIKGLTVDGHDYIDEVIKKGASVVYGQKDIKNPKYVRVPDSRAKLGELCKDYYKDPSSKLKVIGVTGTKGKTTTCHLIHHILKSSGKKAGLISTISTQGFHTTAPDIITLNEELSRMVKQGLEYVVLEVSSHGIDQGRISGIKFDISVLTNIAPEHLDYHKTYKEYKRVKMMFVNSAQFRVISPKTTKLNILKGEFNNLNAEAAIRVTEELGVKKDKAIKALTTFKLPSGRLEEIYPTADKKSENSFRVFVDFAHTPESLEVALKYLKSITKGRLISIFGCAGERDTKKRSKMSKISTTLADMSIFTAEDPRSENVLNIFKQMKKGAVNNNWLTISERGEAISYALSKARRGDVIGIFGKGHEKSMCYDGINEHPWSDQDIIVSQLNGYQDITGVILAGGKGKRMQSSLPKPLHLIAGRPIIAYPLENLRKAGIKNIVPVFGYKNSMLLRYLSENLNYAIQPKQLGTGNAVLNAFPKIPSNTKHLLVINGDDSAFYKPETIKKVVEIHIKDKSTLTFVSLIQNDPTGLGRVVRNSKGKLIAIVEDKNTTDKQKKIKEVNDGLYIFDYKWITKNIFNITKNKIAKEYYLPDLIKIALKNNDKVSVYTLPDASEWQGINTPEQLEEANVKMIDRLKNL; from the coding sequence TTATATAGATGAGGTTATTAAAAAAGGTGCAAGTGTGGTCTATGGCCAAAAGGATATTAAAAACCCAAAATATGTAAGAGTTCCAGACTCAAGAGCAAAACTTGGTGAATTGTGTAAAGATTATTATAAAGATCCAAGTTCAAAACTAAAAGTAATAGGCGTAACTGGCACCAAGGGAAAAACTACAACTTGCCACCTTATCCACCATATTTTGAAAAGCAGTGGTAAAAAGGCAGGTTTAATCTCGACAATTTCTACTCAGGGTTTTCATACAACCGCTCCTGACATTATCACACTAAATGAAGAATTATCTAGAATGGTCAAACAGGGTTTAGAGTATGTTGTTCTTGAAGTTAGTTCACATGGTATTGATCAAGGTAGAATTTCTGGAATTAAGTTTGATATTTCAGTTTTAACAAATATAGCTCCAGAACACTTGGATTATCATAAGACATATAAAGAATACAAAAGAGTAAAGATGATGTTTGTTAATTCAGCTCAATTTAGAGTTATTAGTCCTAAAACAACCAAACTTAATATATTAAAAGGAGAGTTTAATAACCTAAACGCAGAAGCCGCAATAAGGGTGACTGAGGAGTTAGGGGTTAAAAAGGATAAAGCAATTAAGGCATTAACAACATTTAAACTACCGAGCGGTAGATTAGAAGAAATATATCCAACTGCAGACAAAAAAAGCGAGAATAGTTTTCGTGTTTTTGTTGATTTTGCTCATACTCCCGAATCACTTGAAGTTGCCTTAAAATATTTAAAATCAATTACAAAAGGTAGACTTATTTCTATCTTTGGTTGTGCAGGAGAAAGAGATACTAAAAAGAGGTCAAAAATGTCAAAAATTTCAACAACGCTTGCTGATATGTCAATTTTCACTGCAGAAGATCCGAGAAGTGAAAACGTATTAAATATTTTTAAACAAATGAAAAAAGGTGCAGTAAATAATAACTGGCTTACAATTTCTGAACGTGGCGAAGCAATTTCGTATGCACTGTCAAAGGCAAGAAGGGGAGATGTCATTGGAATTTTTGGTAAAGGTCATGAAAAGTCTATGTGTTACGACGGCATAAATGAGCACCCTTGGAGTGATCAAGACATTATAGTATCCCAGCTTAACGGATACCAAGATATAACTGGTGTTATTTTGGCAGGGGGTAAGGGTAAAAGAATGCAATCAAGTTTACCAAAACCACTCCACCTTATTGCTGGTCGCCCAATTATTGCCTACCCATTGGAGAATCTAAGAAAAGCTGGAATTAAAAACATTGTTCCAGTTTTTGGGTACAAGAATAGTATGTTGTTGAGATATCTATCAGAAAATTTAAATTATGCAATTCAACCAAAACAACTAGGAACTGGCAACGCAGTCTTAAATGCATTTCCTAAAATTCCTTCAAACACAAAACACTTGTTAGTTATAAATGGTGATGACAGCGCTTTTTATAAGCCAGAAACTATCAAAAAAGTTGTTGAAATACATATTAAAGATAAATCTACATTGACTTTTGTGAGTTTAATCCAAAACGACCCTACTGGTTTGGGTAGGGTGGTAAGAAACAGTAAGGGAAAATTAATAGCCATAGTTGAAGACAAAAACACAACTGACAAACAAAAGAAAATTAAGGAAGTTAATGACGGACTGTATATTTTTGACTATAAATGGATTACCAAAAACATTTTCAATATCACCAAAAATAAAATTGCCAAAGAATATTACTTACCTGATTTAATTAAAATTGCGTTAAAAAATAATGATAAAGTATCGGTTTACACGCTTCCTGACGCAAGCGAGTGGCAAGGAATAAATACTCCAGAGCAACTAGAAGAAGCCAACGTCAAAATGATAGACAGGCTTAAAAACTTATAA